The following coding sequences lie in one Pontibacter sp. G13 genomic window:
- a CDS encoding AAA domain-containing protein, translated as MKSIDHLISLTETLAIEREEDLRQYRETVLKRSLKERVEKGVTWHPCELRHLNIGLGERIVVDIDRPTGKKTKDGVFQVGSIVQVFGMIAGEKVGTASGVIARMWPNRMRIRLSSERIPDWITGSKLGIDLDFDDKTYREMANALTKVVKAEKNRLAELREIMVGDKMPGRFEWEHVKYQNPALNGTQNEAIQHVLEARDVAVIHGPPGTGKTTTLVYAIQEILHHEQQVLVCAPSNTAVDLITLKLLELGIDVLRLGNPARVEEELLAHTLDGSIAKHPDHSALKKLRKDAEDVRMRALKFKRKFGSQEQQKRRELLKEARELSGLAHKLEDYILHDVLRKVQVVACTLTGASANLLEGKKFHTVLIDEAAQALEPSCWIAIQKANRVVMVGDHCQLPPTVKSYEAEKRGLGVTLFEHVITQKDADVMLNQQYRMHRKIMQFSADEFYGGKLYADNSVANRSLGPGYQPVEFVDTAGCGFDEVKDSESRSTRNPEEANLLLRHLAMLVNKLSEDEIGAIDDNLRLGIITPYKRQVLEIKSQLSQSPMLSPLAPSIKVSTVDGFQGQEMDIIYISLVRANGKHEIGFLKDIRRMNVSLTRAKRKMVIIGDSATFGNHPFYSRMLNYFETIGAYHSAWEWMDV; from the coding sequence ATGAAATCCATTGATCATCTGATCTCCCTGACCGAAACCCTCGCCATTGAGCGTGAGGAGGATCTTCGCCAATATCGCGAGACGGTCCTCAAAAGGTCGCTCAAGGAACGGGTCGAGAAAGGCGTTACTTGGCATCCTTGCGAATTGAGGCATCTCAACATTGGGCTAGGAGAACGGATTGTGGTGGACATTGATCGACCTACCGGTAAGAAAACCAAAGATGGCGTTTTTCAGGTGGGAAGTATCGTGCAGGTGTTTGGGATGATTGCGGGGGAAAAGGTGGGTACTGCCTCAGGCGTAATCGCTAGGATGTGGCCCAATAGAATGCGTATTCGGCTGAGTTCCGAGCGTATTCCGGACTGGATTACAGGCTCAAAATTGGGGATTGATCTCGATTTTGATGATAAGACCTACCGTGAAATGGCCAATGCCCTGACCAAAGTAGTCAAGGCCGAGAAGAATCGCCTCGCGGAACTTCGCGAAATCATGGTCGGCGACAAAATGCCGGGTCGCTTCGAGTGGGAGCATGTCAAGTACCAGAACCCCGCCCTGAATGGCACTCAAAATGAAGCCATCCAGCATGTGTTGGAAGCGCGAGACGTGGCTGTGATTCATGGGCCTCCCGGAACAGGCAAGACTACCACACTGGTGTATGCCATTCAGGAGATATTGCATCATGAACAGCAGGTATTGGTATGTGCCCCAAGCAATACCGCAGTGGATCTCATTACCTTGAAACTGCTGGAACTGGGTATCGATGTCCTCAGACTCGGAAACCCTGCCCGTGTGGAGGAAGAATTGCTTGCGCATACTTTGGATGGCAGTATTGCCAAGCATCCAGATCATAGCGCGCTCAAGAAATTGCGCAAGGATGCCGAGGATGTCAGGATGCGCGCCTTGAAATTCAAGCGAAAGTTTGGCTCTCAAGAGCAACAAAAACGCAGAGAATTGCTCAAGGAAGCACGAGAACTTTCAGGCTTGGCCCACAAGTTAGAAGATTACATTCTGCACGATGTCTTGCGAAAAGTGCAAGTTGTCGCCTGTACACTTACAGGTGCCTCCGCGAATTTGCTGGAAGGGAAGAAGTTTCACACGGTATTGATTGATGAAGCCGCCCAAGCCCTAGAGCCTTCTTGCTGGATTGCGATCCAAAAAGCCAACCGTGTGGTCATGGTAGGCGACCATTGCCAATTGCCTCCCACGGTCAAGTCTTACGAAGCTGAAAAAAGGGGACTCGGTGTGACTCTGTTTGAGCATGTGATCACACAAAAGGATGCGGATGTCATGCTCAATCAGCAATACCGGATGCATCGCAAGATCATGCAGTTTTCCGCTGATGAGTTCTATGGAGGGAAATTGTATGCCGATAATTCTGTAGCCAATCGATCTCTTGGCCCAGGATACCAGCCCGTGGAATTTGTGGATACTGCGGGATGTGGATTTGACGAAGTGAAGGACTCTGAGAGCCGTTCCACAAGAAATCCCGAGGAAGCCAATCTCCTTCTGCGACATTTGGCAATGCTTGTCAATAAGCTGTCAGAGGACGAGATCGGTGCGATTGATGATAATCTCCGCCTTGGGATCATTACTCCTTATAAAAGGCAAGTTCTAGAGATCAAAAGCCAGCTTTCCCAGAGTCCGATGCTTTCGCCCCTTGCTCCCTCGATCAAAGTGAGCACCGTGGATGGTTTTCAAGGACAGGAAATGGATATCATCTATATCAGCCTTGTCCGAGCGAATGGCAAGCATGAAATTGGGTTCCTCAAGGATATCCGTAGGATGAATGTCAGTCTGACGCGCGCCAAAAGAAAAATGGTGATTATCGGAGATTCTGCAACCTTCGGTAACCACCCATTCTATAGCCGGATGTTGAACTATTTCGAGACAATTGGTGCCTACCACTCAGCATGGGAGTGGATGGACGTCTAG